A DNA window from Bacteroides cellulosilyticus contains the following coding sequences:
- a CDS encoding exo-alpha-sialidase has protein sequence MDNLKKISITGLLVFIQLSNICCQTSSEKSSPGGDNQGEIEVKVGTKNFKTNKVTKQGTPVVPMWNAQMPTVDLSAGAGFPVLSKAEHAVVWQPPTREDGAYNHYACLINHKGKFYAMWGNHPLGEDAPGQRVLYATSDAWGKWSEAKELFPAPGPVLPRTEKGIHLKPDRWAVIDDVLYAITYVHGAKVYPIARTVNEKGEFGQPFLVENLPDGGKLPVYMQDLASATAPPIGIRLRNWYRENDQISWWAADTWGVLRTAIDSHKLIESFIYRAKDGGLVLMLRDWGTSQNPVHDNRMYVSFNDGAGGWGIPYPTDIPDSPSRAQAISSGDGTVLLIGNQNAYSFDQALYLDRDPITVSVSKDGYKFDCVYALRIDAPKKYRFAGIKGRNLGYAYPSSIILNGWLYTLYSVGKEDMAITRVPLIALGL, from the coding sequence ATGGATAATTTAAAAAAAATATCGATAACTGGCTTGCTCGTTTTTATTCAGCTATCCAATATTTGTTGTCAAACGTCTTCAGAAAAATCCTCTCCGGGTGGTGACAATCAAGGTGAGATTGAAGTGAAAGTAGGAACAAAAAACTTTAAAACGAATAAGGTTACTAAGCAGGGGACACCGGTTGTACCAATGTGGAATGCTCAAATGCCAACTGTTGACCTTTCTGCTGGTGCGGGATTCCCAGTATTATCCAAGGCTGAACATGCAGTAGTGTGGCAACCACCTACTCGGGAAGATGGTGCTTATAATCATTATGCTTGTCTGATTAATCATAAAGGTAAGTTTTATGCAATGTGGGGAAATCATCCTTTAGGTGAAGATGCTCCCGGGCAACGTGTGTTATATGCCACTTCTGATGCGTGGGGAAAGTGGTCGGAGGCAAAAGAATTGTTTCCTGCTCCCGGTCCGGTCTTGCCTCGTACAGAGAAAGGCATTCATCTGAAACCCGACAGATGGGCGGTTATTGATGATGTGCTATATGCCATTACCTACGTGCATGGTGCCAAAGTATATCCGATTGCTCGTACTGTGAACGAAAAAGGGGAATTCGGACAACCATTCCTGGTTGAAAACTTACCTGATGGTGGAAAATTGCCTGTATACATGCAAGATCTTGCTTCAGCTACGGCTCCACCTATAGGTATCCGGCTACGCAATTGGTATCGGGAGAACGATCAAATCAGTTGGTGGGCGGCAGACACATGGGGAGTATTGCGTACGGCGATTGACAGTCATAAACTAATAGAAAGTTTTATCTATCGGGCTAAAGATGGAGGGCTGGTACTCATGTTACGTGACTGGGGAACCTCACAGAATCCGGTACATGATAATAGAATGTATGTGAGCTTCAATGATGGAGCAGGTGGGTGGGGAATTCCTTATCCGACAGATATTCCGGATTCACCAAGCAGAGCGCAGGCTATTTCATCAGGAGACGGGACTGTGTTGCTGATAGGCAACCAAAATGCATATAGTTTTGATCAAGCGTTATATTTAGACCGGGATCCGATAACTGTGTCAGTCAGTAAGGACGGATATAAATTCGATTGTGTATATGCTTTACGTATTGATGCTCCTAAGAAATATCGATTTGCGGGTATCAAAGGGCGAAATTTAGGCTATGCTTATCCCAGTTCTATAATATTAAATGGATGGCTGTATACTTTATATTCTGTGGGCAAAGAGGATATGGCGATTACACGTGTTCCATTAATTGCGTTGGGATTATAG
- a CDS encoding SusC/RagA family TonB-linked outer membrane protein, with the protein MNKPAKSYDFLWLIIKSSSIFLLLAVYNSLTIGAYAYSGTQAEMYIEVPGNSAATQQKKQITGTVTDERGEAIIGANVVEKGTINGSVTDVDGHFKLIVEDNAMLQISFIGFLPQEIKVAGKNSFKIVLKEDAGLLEEVVVVGYGSQSRRNVTGSVSKVNMSDMESRPNTNVTQALRGQVAGVQFTDNGRPGQNGSILVRGPRSLSGGNDPLIILDGIYFNGSMIDINPNDIESMEVLKDASSAAIYGSRAANGVILITSKKGKTEKPNINVSAFYGLSDWASKLKLLTPERYLEKSMEIRRLREIPYDPNDVSTYLTLTEAENYRNGHTIDPLDLISQQGQLLSVDASMSGKSKNTNYYISASMAQEKGLILDDNLTRMSFRVNLESKITDWLSIGTSTMFSQNDQSGVPASVNLAKRQSPYGTWYREDGSPTQYTVPEDQGVSANPVRSNSLSQKDYYRNNLFANFYSIVNIPWVKGLTYRINYSMNYRWIRDYNSTKNDVYVDANTSSASKRNWMSRDWVVENILDYKFQLGEKHAFDVTLMYGANRSNEESTTASADQLEFDTFGWNNLGVGGLQETTSSAKKVSGISSMARLNYRLMNKYLFTLTARRDGSSVFAANHKYATFPSAAFAWIVSEEDFLDNAAFLDLLKLRVSYGAVGNQAISPYQSLSLATTSRYVFGEESALGIYPSRIANTDLKWETTYTANIALDFELFNKRIGGTVELYNMDTRDLLVERSIPVMTGYSSIWTNLGEVNNKGIELTLNTVNIRNKDFEWSTSFVFSHNKNKIVSLYGEDANGDGKEDDDIGNSWFIGKPINVYYDYVFDGIYQEGDELPAGYASGYARFKDLNDDGKVEAEHDRTIIGQGSQPKYRWGITNNFSYKNFDLSIFINAMQGWIGTFNDLDFYNNSLDPVRPVNMYDGGWWTPENKSNSRPSLEYRRSVLGHNWYSDRSFIRVQEVSLSYRFPQKFLTKYRLSNLSVFLSGKNLLTFTDWLGTNPESISSERYPIARTYTLGFKLGF; encoded by the coding sequence ATGAATAAACCAGCAAAGTCGTATGATTTTTTATGGCTAATTATAAAATCGAGCTCCATTTTCTTATTGTTGGCTGTTTATAATAGTTTGACAATAGGTGCTTATGCCTATAGTGGCACACAAGCGGAGATGTATATTGAGGTGCCTGGAAATAGTGCTGCAACTCAGCAAAAGAAGCAAATTACCGGAACAGTCACTGATGAGCGGGGAGAAGCTATTATCGGAGCAAATGTAGTAGAGAAAGGCACTATTAATGGTTCGGTTACAGATGTGGATGGGCATTTCAAACTGATTGTAGAAGATAATGCAATGCTTCAGATATCATTTATTGGCTTTTTACCGCAAGAAATAAAAGTTGCAGGAAAGAATTCCTTTAAAATAGTTTTAAAGGAAGATGCAGGCCTTTTGGAGGAAGTTGTAGTGGTTGGCTATGGAAGCCAAAGTCGGCGTAATGTGACTGGCTCTGTAAGTAAAGTGAATATGAGCGATATGGAAAGCCGTCCGAATACTAATGTTACTCAGGCATTACGTGGTCAGGTGGCTGGAGTTCAGTTTACAGATAATGGGCGTCCGGGGCAGAACGGTAGTATCCTGGTGCGTGGTCCTCGTTCGTTGAGTGGTGGAAACGATCCGTTGATTATTCTGGATGGCATTTATTTTAATGGAAGTATGATTGATATCAATCCGAACGATATTGAATCTATGGAAGTACTCAAAGATGCCAGTTCAGCTGCAATTTATGGTTCTCGTGCCGCGAATGGAGTAATCCTTATCACTTCTAAAAAAGGTAAAACAGAGAAGCCTAATATTAATGTAAGTGCATTTTATGGCTTGTCGGATTGGGCTTCTAAATTGAAGTTGTTGACCCCGGAACGTTATCTGGAAAAATCAATGGAAATTCGACGGCTTAGGGAAATCCCATATGATCCGAATGATGTTTCTACATATCTGACTTTAACGGAGGCCGAAAACTATCGAAATGGCCATACTATTGATCCGTTGGATTTGATTTCTCAACAGGGGCAGCTTTTATCAGTGGATGCAAGTATGTCAGGAAAGTCCAAGAATACTAACTATTATATTTCTGCCTCTATGGCGCAAGAAAAAGGATTGATACTTGATGACAACCTGACCCGAATGTCCTTTAGAGTGAATTTGGAAAGCAAGATTACTGATTGGTTGAGCATCGGTACCAGTACTATGTTTTCTCAAAACGACCAGTCAGGTGTACCTGCATCGGTCAATCTGGCCAAGAGACAAAGTCCATACGGCACGTGGTATCGTGAAGATGGGTCACCCACACAATATACTGTACCCGAAGACCAAGGCGTTTCTGCAAATCCTGTGAGGAGTAATAGCCTTTCTCAGAAAGATTATTACCGGAATAATTTATTCGCAAATTTTTATTCAATAGTTAATATTCCATGGGTTAAGGGTCTTACATACCGGATAAACTACTCAATGAACTATCGTTGGATTCGTGATTATAACTCTACAAAGAATGATGTATATGTTGATGCAAATACTTCATCAGCTTCCAAGCGCAACTGGATGTCGCGCGATTGGGTTGTTGAAAATATTTTAGACTATAAATTCCAATTGGGTGAAAAACATGCATTTGATGTAACTTTAATGTATGGTGCAAACCGAAGTAACGAAGAAAGTACCACAGCAAGTGCAGATCAATTAGAGTTTGACACATTTGGATGGAATAATCTTGGTGTTGGCGGGTTACAAGAAACAACTTCCTCGGCTAAGAAAGTTTCCGGTATCTCTTCTATGGCAAGGTTAAACTATAGACTCATGAATAAGTATTTGTTCACCTTGACAGCCCGAAGGGATGGTAGTTCTGTTTTTGCGGCTAATCATAAATATGCAACATTCCCGTCTGCGGCTTTTGCATGGATAGTTTCTGAGGAAGACTTTCTGGATAATGCGGCATTTCTGGACTTGCTGAAATTGAGAGTGTCATACGGTGCTGTAGGTAATCAGGCTATTTCACCTTATCAGTCATTAAGTTTGGCAACCACCAGCCGTTATGTGTTTGGCGAAGAGTCAGCATTGGGCATTTATCCGTCTAGAATTGCCAATACGGATTTAAAATGGGAAACAACCTATACAGCTAATATTGCATTAGATTTTGAACTGTTCAATAAGCGAATCGGTGGTACGGTTGAGCTTTATAATATGGATACGCGCGATTTGTTGGTAGAGCGGTCTATTCCTGTAATGACAGGATATTCATCTATATGGACGAACTTAGGAGAGGTAAATAATAAAGGTATTGAATTAACTTTGAATACAGTGAACATCCGTAATAAAGATTTTGAGTGGAGTACAAGTTTTGTATTCTCACATAACAAGAATAAAATTGTAAGTTTGTATGGTGAAGATGCTAACGGGGATGGTAAAGAAGATGATGACATTGGCAACAGTTGGTTCATAGGGAAGCCTATTAATGTATATTATGATTATGTATTTGATGGTATTTATCAGGAGGGAGATGAACTCCCTGCAGGATATGCATCTGGCTATGCACGATTCAAAGATTTGAATGATGATGGTAAGGTTGAAGCTGAACATGACCGTACAATTATTGGGCAGGGTAGCCAGCCTAAGTACCGTTGGGGTATTACTAATAATTTCAGTTATAAGAATTTTGATTTGTCCATCTTCATCAATGCAATGCAAGGTTGGATTGGAACATTCAATGATTTGGATTTCTATAACAATAGTCTGGATCCTGTCCGTCCTGTTAATATGTATGATGGGGGATGGTGGACTCCGGAAAATAAATCAAATTCCCGTCCTTCACTTGAATATAGAAGAAGCGTACTTGGGCATAATTGGTATTCCGACCGCAGTTTCATTCGTGTACAGGAAGTGTCATTGTCCTACCGTTTCCCTCAGAAATTCCTGACTAAGTATCGTTTATCTAATCTCAGTGTATTCTTGAGTGGAAAGAACTTACTGACATTTACAGATTGGCTGGGTACTAATCCTGAATCAATCTCATCAGAAAGATATCCTATTGCCCGTACATATACATTAGGATTTAAGTTAGGCTTTTAA
- a CDS encoding RagB/SusD family nutrient uptake outer membrane protein — protein sequence MRTLVNLTSKILCAALLIVTGQSCSSDFLNEVPLSNYSTEGVLTSEIGFEAYMTAMHKAARDEMAARDASRYFYIMSASTDIASFGNNSASSNNYNTLLTPTSTVTTYVWDWAYESMFPIANTIIAYASKPELADIWSSEEKKNAMIAEAKFFRAYTHNMLANLYGGVPIIDTIYVSPKTNFVRNTREEVLQSARADLEYASKWLPATVKKQGRIVKAAADHLLTEVYISLGEYQLAVESANKVINSGLYKLMDERFGTKMNEPGDPFSDMFKDGNQNRDAGNLESIYVWQFEDMTLGGQGGSNGNNRLRNWGPWYERLTDPAGKSGMIVVDSMGRGTGQVRPTPYFLYNVWKGNWDNDMRNSVHNMRREFRYTNSKSAYFGQLVEPRKTEIDTMQNVYPYPRKIEGDIGTLTNTSTSWSGRTYQDFIVYRLAETYLLRAEAYFRLNDLENAAKDINVVRERARAKPVQASDVTEDYILDERARELITEEPRRRTLVRMGRLVDRVRKYSIRELTRTSIQDFHQWWPIPQTAIDSNVGAKLEQTVGY from the coding sequence ATGAGAACACTCGTCAATCTAACAAGTAAAATACTGTGTGCCGCACTGTTAATAGTTACCGGCCAATCATGCAGTTCGGATTTTCTTAATGAAGTGCCTCTTTCTAATTATAGTACAGAAGGAGTCTTGACCTCCGAAATAGGTTTTGAAGCCTATATGACTGCTATGCATAAGGCTGCCCGTGATGAGATGGCTGCTCGTGATGCCTCCCGCTATTTTTATATAATGAGTGCATCAACAGACATAGCGTCGTTTGGCAATAATTCAGCTTCCAGTAATAATTATAATACCCTGCTTACTCCAACTAGTACCGTGACTACATATGTGTGGGATTGGGCTTACGAGAGTATGTTTCCTATAGCTAATACCATCATTGCATATGCCAGTAAACCGGAGTTGGCTGATATATGGAGTAGTGAAGAAAAAAAGAATGCAATGATTGCCGAAGCTAAGTTTTTCAGGGCTTATACGCATAATATGTTGGCTAATCTGTATGGGGGAGTACCTATTATAGATACCATTTATGTTAGTCCCAAAACTAATTTTGTGCGAAATACCCGTGAAGAGGTCCTCCAGTCTGCGCGTGCTGATCTGGAATATGCTTCTAAATGGCTACCTGCAACGGTGAAAAAGCAAGGCCGGATTGTGAAAGCTGCTGCTGATCATCTGTTGACTGAAGTTTATATTAGTCTTGGAGAGTATCAGTTAGCTGTAGAAAGTGCTAATAAAGTTATAAATTCCGGTTTATATAAGTTGATGGATGAACGTTTTGGTACCAAAATGAATGAGCCGGGAGATCCCTTCTCTGATATGTTCAAAGACGGTAATCAGAATCGTGATGCCGGTAATTTAGAGTCCATTTATGTATGGCAGTTTGAGGACATGACATTAGGTGGACAAGGCGGTAGTAATGGCAATAATCGTTTGAGAAATTGGGGACCTTGGTATGAAAGACTTACTGATCCTGCCGGAAAGTCAGGTATGATTGTCGTTGATAGTATGGGAAGAGGGACCGGACAAGTACGTCCTACGCCTTATTTCTTATATAATGTCTGGAAAGGAAACTGGGACAATGATATGCGTAATTCGGTTCATAATATGCGTAGGGAGTTCCGTTACACAAATTCGAAATCAGCCTATTTCGGGCAGTTGGTAGAACCAAGAAAAACAGAAATCGATACTATGCAAAATGTTTATCCTTATCCTCGTAAGATTGAGGGAGATATAGGTACATTAACCAACACGAGTACGTCTTGGTCCGGGCGTACCTATCAGGATTTCATTGTGTACCGATTGGCTGAAACTTATTTGTTGCGTGCCGAAGCCTACTTTAGGTTGAATGATTTGGAAAATGCAGCTAAGGATATTAACGTGGTACGTGAACGTGCCAGAGCAAAACCGGTTCAAGCATCCGACGTAACGGAAGATTACATTTTGGATGAACGTGCCAGAGAGTTGATTACTGAGGAACCTCGCCGCAGAACATTGGTGCGAATGGGGAGACTGGTGGATAGGGTAAGGAAATATAGTATACGAGAGCTTACCCGGACTTCTATACAAGATTTTCACCAGTGGTGGCCTATTCCGCAGACAGCTATTGATAGCAATGTTGGTGCTAAGCTGGAACAAACAGTTGGCTACTAA